One Kiloniellales bacterium DNA window includes the following coding sequences:
- a CDS encoding YjbH domain-containing protein, with protein sequence MGRARAGVGTRLVCVLWFCAALLLLPAGSRGAEWKREDWPSVNDFGSTGLLQMPNARFHEDGTLNLGVSYVNPYTRGFLTLQGLPWLEGTFRYTDISNRLYGPESFSGEQSFKDRSVDLKWRIAEESHFFPEMAVQFRDIGGTSLFGSEFIVASKRYYNWDFTFGLAWGNAGSRGNLPNPYCELISSFCDRDEG encoded by the coding sequence ATGGGGCGGGCCAGAGCCGGGGTGGGAACCCGACTCGTCTGTGTCTTGTGGTTCTGCGCGGCGCTTCTCTTGCTGCCGGCGGGGTCCCGGGGTGCCGAGTGGAAACGCGAAGACTGGCCGTCGGTCAACGACTTCGGCTCCACCGGCTTGCTCCAGATGCCCAATGCCCGGTTCCACGAGGACGGCACGCTCAATCTCGGTGTCTCCTACGTCAATCCCTATACGAGGGGCTTCCTCACTCTGCAGGGGTTGCCCTGGCTCGAGGGCACCTTCCGCTATACCGACATCTCCAACCGTCTCTACGGCCCCGAGAGCTTCAGTGGCGAGCAGAGCTTCAAGGACCGCAGCGTCGACCTAAAATGGCGGATCGCCGAGGAGTCGCACTTCTTCCCGGAGATGGCGGTCCAATTCCGCGACATCGGCGGCACCTCGCTTTTCGGCAGCGAGTTCATCGTCGCCAGCAAGCGTTACTACAACTGGGATTTCACCTTCGGTTTGGCCTGGGGCAACGCGGGCAGCCGGGGCAACTTGCCGAACCCCTACTGCGAGCTGATCAGCAGTTTCTGCGACCGTGATGAGGGC
- a CDS encoding SLBB domain-containing protein, with product MKPPTEKPSPLELDYAERLALLAPDYDPEKTGEGAPTGPVPLRQFGYRMLDNLSVAGDMVSTGAINDSYRLGVGDELVITFRGQKNESFRTAVDREGQVVLPELPPIQAAGREVAHFRAVLEQVTAATFLQTEVFVSVGNVRNFPIVVLGQVNRPGVHRVTGVASVLDAIVAAGGVQKTGSLRNIRLIRGNQYVTVDLYELLLTGLLTEDLALMEGDRVFVPPIGPTFAVAGDVQRPGIYELPAPDAYLTAGYAIGLAGGTLRPEGYRFLLISTELRGGDQIAEIADIGGVPVKSSDVILVNKTGYSWDGAFYLDGNVSVPGPRSLRFDHTVGSVINAPDTLLEDPYLLFAVIESTDTATRARLFQAVDLGRIVKGQSDVPLRTDDRLLVFSADDIRFLSSPRIQAILRGDTFVPPAGTPRPEACRSLDALASVVSRSRSERFAKARLALNPDRRQIVPPAVDCPQIFERYPKLLAFVLDYVVSIGGEIRLPGIYPIAAGTSLGALVPILGGLSAEADLGQIELTRFRDADPQSEPVFSRQTIDARQNSLVSVALVPGDIVRFSPKFSERDVGSVLLAGEFKRPGVYQIRKGERMSELIARAGGITEQAYPLGAVFTRERARKREAEGFQRAALDLESGLAEALASGALTSDEAADPQAVVLAVQGLAERLRNAQAVGRVVVEADPTVLDVRRELDTILEPGDRLIMPKRPNSVTVSGEVLNAGTIQFISGKTVDQYIENAGGISRVADDGRIFVILPNGEAQTVSVVSFEFEPVRVPPGSTIVVPRDPKPFDLLAFSVSLSEILSRLAITAASLAVIQS from the coding sequence GTGAAGCCGCCGACGGAAAAGCCCTCGCCCTTGGAGCTGGACTACGCGGAGCGTCTGGCGCTGCTCGCACCGGATTACGATCCGGAGAAAACCGGCGAGGGGGCGCCCACAGGGCCCGTGCCGCTTCGGCAGTTCGGCTACCGGATGCTCGACAACTTGAGCGTGGCCGGCGACATGGTGAGCACCGGCGCGATCAACGACAGCTATCGCCTCGGCGTCGGCGACGAACTGGTCATCACCTTCCGGGGACAGAAGAACGAGTCTTTTCGGACCGCCGTGGACCGCGAGGGTCAGGTCGTCCTTCCCGAGCTGCCGCCGATCCAGGCCGCCGGGCGCGAGGTGGCCCACTTCCGGGCGGTGCTGGAGCAGGTGACCGCGGCGACCTTCCTGCAGACCGAGGTCTTCGTTTCGGTCGGCAACGTGCGCAACTTCCCGATCGTGGTGCTGGGCCAGGTCAACAGGCCGGGCGTGCACCGGGTCACCGGCGTCGCGTCCGTGCTCGACGCCATCGTGGCCGCCGGCGGCGTCCAGAAGACCGGCTCCCTGCGCAATATTCGGCTGATCCGGGGCAACCAGTACGTCACGGTCGACCTCTACGAGCTCCTGCTGACCGGCCTGCTGACGGAAGACCTGGCGCTGATGGAAGGCGACCGGGTCTTTGTGCCGCCGATCGGCCCGACCTTCGCGGTGGCCGGCGACGTTCAGCGGCCCGGCATCTACGAGCTGCCGGCGCCCGACGCTTACCTGACGGCGGGCTACGCGATCGGTCTTGCCGGTGGCACGCTGCGGCCCGAGGGCTACCGCTTCCTGCTGATCTCCACCGAGCTTCGGGGCGGCGACCAGATCGCCGAGATCGCCGATATCGGGGGCGTGCCGGTCAAGAGCAGCGACGTCATCCTGGTCAACAAGACCGGCTATTCCTGGGACGGCGCCTTTTATCTCGACGGCAACGTGTCGGTTCCCGGGCCCCGCTCGCTGCGCTTCGATCACACCGTCGGCAGCGTCATCAACGCGCCCGACACCCTGCTGGAAGATCCCTACCTGCTGTTCGCCGTGATCGAGTCGACCGACACCGCGACCCGGGCCCGGCTGTTCCAGGCGGTCGACCTGGGGCGCATCGTCAAGGGCCAGAGCGACGTGCCGCTCAGGACCGACGACCGCCTGCTGGTCTTCTCGGCGGACGATATCCGGTTCCTCTCCTCGCCGCGGATCCAGGCGATCCTGCGCGGCGATACCTTCGTGCCCCCGGCCGGCACCCCGCGACCGGAGGCCTGTCGCAGCCTCGACGCGCTGGCCTCGGTCGTCTCGCGCAGCCGCTCCGAGCGCTTCGCCAAGGCGCGGCTCGCCCTGAACCCGGACCGCAGACAGATCGTGCCGCCCGCCGTGGACTGTCCGCAGATCTTCGAGCGCTACCCGAAGCTCCTGGCCTTCGTGCTCGACTACGTGGTGTCGATCGGCGGAGAGATCCGCCTGCCCGGAATCTATCCGATCGCCGCCGGCACCAGCCTCGGCGCCCTGGTGCCGATCCTGGGCGGCTTGAGCGCCGAAGCCGATCTCGGCCAGATCGAATTGACGCGCTTCAGGGACGCGGACCCTCAGAGCGAGCCGGTCTTCAGCCGCCAGACGATCGATGCCAGGCAGAACAGTTTGGTGTCGGTCGCGCTGGTGCCCGGCGACATCGTCCGCTTCAGTCCAAAGTTCTCCGAGCGGGACGTCGGCAGCGTGCTTCTGGCCGGCGAGTTCAAGCGCCCCGGGGTCTATCAGATCCGCAAGGGCGAGCGCATGTCGGAGCTGATCGCCCGCGCCGGCGGGATCACCGAGCAGGCCTATCCCCTGGGCGCGGTCTTCACGCGGGAACGCGCGAGAAAGCGCGAGGCAGAAGGCTTCCAGCGGGCCGCCCTCGACCTCGAGTCGGGTCTCGCCGAGGCGCTCGCGAGCGGCGCCCTGACCTCCGACGAGGCGGCCGATCCCCAGGCAGTCGTCCTGGCCGTGCAGGGCCTGGCGGAACGGTTGCGGAACGCACAGGCGGTCGGGCGGGTGGTGGTCGAGGCCGACCCCACGGTCCTCGACGTCAGGCGGGAGCTGGACACGATCCTGGAGCCGGGGGACCGGCTGATCATGCCCAAGCGCCCCAACAGCGTGACGGTCAGCGGCGAAGTGCTGAACGCCGGCACGATTCAGTTCATTTCCGGCAAGACGGTCGATCAGTACATCGAGAACGCCGGCGGCATCTCGCGGGTCGCCGACGACGGCCGGATCTTTGTCATTCTGCCCAACGGCGAGGCGCAGACGGTATCGGTCGTCTCCTTCGAGTTCGAGCCGGTCCGGGTTCCGCCGGGCAGCACGATCGTCGTGCCCAGGGACCCCAAGCCTTTCGATTTGCTGGCCTTCTCGGTCAGCCTCTCAGAAATTCTCAGTAGATTGGCCATAACAGCAGCGTCGTTGGCAGTGATTCAAAGCTGA
- a CDS encoding YjbF family lipoprotein, whose amino-acid sequence MEKAFSSVSTAFSGGDETPITRNRINKIPYATMSAKVGDGPRALIVLGRADGFNLHWFAADRSVMVTRHGRLVRTAGLPFNLKRTRLLGDEPLTTMGRSREAVPPYKREVDLAPPNRYGVIIDATVEELGPETIEISELSFETIAYRESCRARDMDWKFTNLYWVSPSNGLVWKSLQHAHPEIPAIELEILKPAIV is encoded by the coding sequence ATGGAAAAAGCCTTTAGTAGTGTTTCCACCGCCTTCTCTGGTGGCGATGAAACCCCCATAACTCGCAATCGCATCAATAAGATACCATACGCCACCATGTCCGCCAAGGTCGGAGACGGACCGCGCGCGCTGATCGTTCTTGGACGCGCCGACGGATTCAACCTGCACTGGTTCGCCGCCGACCGTTCCGTGATGGTGACGCGGCACGGACGCCTGGTGCGCACCGCCGGATTGCCGTTCAACCTGAAGCGCACACGGCTGCTCGGCGACGAGCCCCTGACCACCATGGGACGCAGCCGCGAGGCGGTTCCGCCGTACAAGCGGGAGGTCGATCTCGCTCCGCCGAACCGCTACGGCGTGATCATAGATGCAACGGTAGAGGAGCTCGGCCCCGAGACCATCGAGATCTCGGAACTGAGCTTCGAGACCATCGCTTACCGGGAGAGCTGCAGGGCGCGGGACATGGACTGGAAGTTCACCAACCTTTACTGGGTCAGTCCGTCAAACGGGCTGGTCTGGAAGAGCCTTCAACACGCCCACCCGGAAATCCCGGCGATCGAGCTCGAAATTCTCAAGCCCGCAATAGTCTGA